From Cervus canadensis isolate Bull #8, Minnesota chromosome 28, ASM1932006v1, whole genome shotgun sequence, one genomic window encodes:
- the LOC122429436 gene encoding olfactory receptor 10C1-like, translating into MSINCSLWQDNSMSVKHFAFVKFSEVTEQCFLLFTLILLMFLVPLTGNALIALVIWTNPALHTPMYFFLANLSLLEIGYTCSTIPKMLQNLVSEARGISREGCATQMFFFTLFGVSECYLLAAMAFDRYMAICSPLHYATRMSHGVCVHLAMVSWGVGCIVGLSQTTYIFSLDFCGPCEIDHLFCDLLPIMALACGDTSHNEAAVFAVAILCISSPFLLIIASYGRILAAVLIMPSTEGRQKALSTCSSHLLVVTLFYGSGSVTYLRPKASHSPGVDKLLALFYTVVTSMLNPIIYSLRNKEVKTALRRTLGKKSNLI; encoded by the coding sequence ATGAGCATCAATTGTTCTTTGTGGCAGGACAACAGCATGTCTGTGAAACACTTTGCATTTGTCAAATTCTCTGAGGTCACCGAACAGTGCTTCCTTTTATTTACCCTCATCCTACTCATGTTCTTAGTACCACTGACAGGCAACGCTCTCATAGCTCTTGTCATCTGGACTAATCCGGCCCTCCatacccccatgtacttcttcctggcTAACTTGTCTCTCTTGGAGATTGGCTACACTTGCTCTACCATACCCAAGATGTTGCAGAACCTTGTGAGTGAGGCCCGAGGAATCTCTCGGGAGGGATGTGCTACACAGATgtttttctttacattatttGGTGTCAGTGAGTGCTATCTTTTGGCAGCCATGGCTTTTGATCGCTATATGGCCATATGCTCCCCACTTCACTATGCAACACGAATGAGTCATGGAGTGTGTGTCCATTTAGCAATGGTTTCTTGGGGAGTAGGTTGCATAGTAGGCTTGAGCCAAACCACCTATATTTTCTCTTTAGACTTCTGTGGCCCCTGTGAAATAGACCACCTCTTCTGTGACCTCTTGCCTATCATGGCACTAGCCTGTGGGGATACATCCCATAATGAGGCTGCAGTCTTTGCTGTGGCCATTCTTTGCATTTCCAGtccatttttattaatcattGCTTCTTATGGCAGAATTCTAGCTGCCGTGCTGATCATGCCATCCACTGAAGGCCGCCAAAAAGCTCTTTCCACCTGTTCTTCCCACCTACTGGTAGTAACGCTCTTCTATGGCTCAGGATCTGTCACTTATTTGAGGCCCAAGGCTAGCCATTCACCCGGGGTGGATAAACTCCTGGCCCTCTTCTATACCGTGGTGACATCCATGCTCAACCCCATCATCTACAGTTTACGGAACAAGGAAGTCAAGACAGCTCTTCGGAGAACACTGGGCAAGAAAAGCAACCTCATTTAG
- the LOC122429428 gene encoding olfactory receptor 2J3-like, translating to MMMKKMNATSEGYFVLLGFSNWPHLEVVLFVVVLVFYLMTLTGNLFIIILSYLDSHLHTPMYFFLSNLSFLDLCYTTSFIPPLLINLWGPGKTISYIGCMIQLYFVLALGCTECVLLMVMSYDRYAAVCRPLRYTVLMHPRFCHLLAVACWVSGFTNSALHFFFTFLEPLCGHRQVDHFFCEVPALLRLSCVDTHANELSLMVMSSIFVLIPLILILSSYGAIAWAVLRMQSTTGLQKVFGKCGAHLMVVSLFFIPVMCIYLQPPTGNSQDQGKFIALFYTVVTPSLNPLIYTLRNKDVRGAVKRLMG from the coding sequence ATgatgatgaaaaaaatgaatgcaacCTCTGAAGGCTACTTTGTACTACTGGGTTTTTCTAATTGGCCTCATCTGGAAGTAGTTCTCTTTGTGGTTGTCTTGGTGTTCTACTTGATGACATTGACAGGCAACCTGTTCATCATTATCTTGTCATACTTGGATTCCCATCTCCACACTCCTATGTACTTTTTCCTCTCAAATCTCTCTTTTCTGGATCTCTGCTACACCACCAGCTTCATCCCTCCGTTGCTAATTAACCTCTGGGGCCCAGGAAAAACCATCTCTTACATTGGTTGCATGATTCAACTTTATTTTGTCCTCGCACTGGGATGCACAGAATGTGTGCTACTAATGGTGATGTCCTATGACCGTTATGCAGCTGTGTGTAGACCCCTGCGTTACACTGTCCTCATGCACCCTCGTTTCTGCCATCTGTTGGCTGTGGCTTGTTGGGTAAGTGGCTTTACCAACTCAgcacttcatttcttctttacatttttggAACCCCTGTGTGGACATCGCCAAGTGGACCATTTCTTCTGTGAAGTTCCAGCACTGCTTCGACTGTCATGTGTTGATACCCATGCTAATGAGCTGTCCCTCATGGTCATGAGCTCCATTTTTGTTCTCATACCTCTCATCCTCATTCTCAGCTCCTATGGTGCCATTGCCTGGGCAGTGCTGAGGATGCAGTCAACAACTGGACTCCAGAAAGTCTTTGGGAAGTGTGGAGCCCATCTTATGGTCGTATCCctttttttcattccagtcatGTGCATATACCTCCAGCCACCAACAGGAAATTCTCAAGATCAAGGCAAGTTCATTGCCCTCTTTTATACTGTTGTCACACCTAGCCTCAACCCTCTAATCTACACCCTCAGAAACAAAGATGTAAGAGGGGCAGTAAAGAGATTAATGGGGTGA
- the LOC122429409 gene encoding olfactory receptor 10C1-like, translating to MTLLSFLQVMSFNCSLWQDNSMSVKYFAFVKFSEVTEQCFLLFTLILFMFLASLTGNALIALAIWTNPVLHTPMYFFLANLSLLEIGYTCSTIPKMLQNLVSEARGISREGCATQMFFFTLFGISECCLLAAMAFDRYMAICSPLHYATQISRGVCGHLAMVSWGVGCTVGLGQTTYIFSLDFCGPCEIDHFFCDLPPILALACGDTSHNEAAVFVAAILCISSPFLLIIASYGRILAAVLVMPSPEGRRKALSTCSSHLLVVTLFYGSASVTYLRPKTSHSPGVDKLLALFYTVVTSMLNPIIYSLRNKEVKTALRRTLGKKNVLTHG from the coding sequence AtgactttgctttcttttcttcaggtCATGAGTTTCAATTGTTCTTTGTGGCAAGACAACAGCATGTCGGTGAAATACTTTGCATTTGTCAAATTCTCTGAGGTCACCGAACAGTGCTTCCTTTTATTTACCCTCATCCTATTCATGTTTTTAGCATCACTGACAGGCAATGCTCTCATAGCTCTTGCCATCTGGACCAATCCAgtcctccacacccccatgtacttcttcctggcCAACTTGTCTCTCTTGGAGATTGGATACACTTGCTCTACCATACCCAAGATGCTGCAGAACCTTGTGAGTGAGGCCCGAGGAATCTCTCGGGAGGGATGTGCTACACAGATgtttttctttacattatttGGTATCAGTGAGTGCTGTCTTTTGGCAGCCATGGCTTTTGATCGCTATATGGCCATATGCTCCCCACTTCACTATGCAACACAAATAAGTCGTGGAGTGTGTGGCCATTTAGCAATGGTTTCTTGGGGAGTGGGTTGCACAGTAGGCTTGGGCCAAACCACCTATATTTTCTCTTTAGACTTCTGTGGCCCCTGTGAAATAGACCACTTCTTCTGTGATCTCCCGCCTATCCTGGCACTAGCCTGTGGGGATACATCCCATAATGAGGCGGCAGTCTTTGTTGCAGCCATTCTTTGCATTTCCAGtccatttttattaatcattGCTTCTTATGGCAGAATTCTAGCTGCTGTGTTGGTCATGCCCTCCCCTGAAGGACGTCGAAAAGCTCTTTCCACCTGTTCTTCCCACCTACTGGTAGTAACACTCTTCTATGGCTCAGCATCTGTCACCTACTTGAGACCCAAGACTAGCCATTCACCTGGGGTAGATAAACTCCTGGCCCTCTTCTATACTGTGGTGACATCCATGCTCAACCCTATCATCTACAGCTTACGAAACAAGGAAGTCAAGACAGCTCTTCGGAGAACTCTGGGCAAGAAAAATGTTTTGACTCACGGGTAG